One window of Fodinicurvata sediminis DSM 21159 genomic DNA carries:
- a CDS encoding MobA/MobL family protein, translating to MSAHPESLFHVEFGAVQPSRGDNLCKVSAYNACSKLRDLRDGSATTFDFTRKQNEHEGGCIMLPDGASPELQEPEKLWNAAQTAETRRDGQPARLIEFSIPRQIPPEDRLDFARSVTRPWVEHDGAAAQIDLHCPLASDGQEQPHAHVILSRRALNEDGFAKKKLPNDPWTQNRGRDMRAAVSSRMNQWLEQHEISTRVDHRSHKERGDDTPPEPNVSRRAVEAWKNAPDDAEVFPEIIAQRDTRLALRAESHELTAAESEISDIRYELGSRAPGMRNRRRKPRLDPARLPKVGGQIVDVSHDDKSAVITLKSGSEIRVRPERMIIRGRADDRAIAALADQARQQGWQHVELTGDQRFRERLAAALELRGIEHDHDKQPSQTAHKAAVLHSPEHLKKVRARDAEKLSPAPEFVPPWERKRRREMGRP from the coding sequence ATGTCTGCACACCCCGAGTCTCTATTTCATGTCGAATTCGGCGCAGTGCAGCCTTCGCGCGGCGACAACTTGTGCAAAGTTTCCGCATACAACGCGTGCAGCAAATTGCGTGATCTCCGCGACGGCTCGGCCACTACATTTGACTTCACACGCAAGCAAAATGAGCACGAGGGCGGCTGCATAATGCTCCCCGATGGCGCCTCGCCGGAGCTTCAAGAACCTGAGAAACTTTGGAACGCCGCGCAGACTGCTGAGACGCGCAGAGATGGTCAGCCCGCACGGCTAATTGAGTTCTCAATTCCGCGACAGATTCCGCCAGAAGATCGCCTTGATTTTGCGCGTTCAGTAACACGGCCCTGGGTTGAGCATGACGGAGCAGCGGCGCAGATCGATCTTCATTGCCCGCTTGCTTCAGACGGCCAGGAACAGCCTCACGCTCACGTGATTCTGAGCCGACGTGCGCTCAACGAAGACGGCTTCGCAAAGAAGAAATTGCCGAATGATCCATGGACACAAAATCGTGGCCGCGACATGCGCGCAGCCGTGTCATCACGCATGAATCAATGGCTTGAGCAGCATGAGATCTCGACACGCGTCGATCACCGCTCGCACAAAGAGCGCGGCGACGACACCCCACCCGAACCGAACGTTTCGCGCCGCGCCGTCGAAGCTTGGAAGAACGCACCGGACGATGCCGAGGTATTCCCCGAGATCATCGCACAACGAGATACGCGCCTTGCCCTACGCGCTGAATCCCATGAGCTCACCGCCGCCGAATCTGAAATTTCGGATATCAGGTACGAACTCGGCAGCCGTGCTCCGGGCATGCGAAATCGCCGCCGAAAGCCGCGCCTTGACCCTGCCCGCCTGCCCAAGGTCGGTGGGCAGATCGTGGACGTATCGCACGACGATAAGAGCGCTGTGATCACGCTCAAATCCGGCTCGGAAATCCGGGTGCGACCGGAGCGCATGATCATTCGCGGCCGCGCAGATGACCGCGCTATTGCCGCCCTAGCCGACCAGGCCCGGCAGCAGGGTTGGCAGCATGTCGAGTTGACCGGAGACCAGAGATTCCGTGAGCGCCTAGCAGCAGCTCTTGAGCTACGAGGCATCGAGCACGACCACGACAAACAGCCGTCACAGACTGCGCATAAAGCCGCCGTTCTTCACTCACCGGAGCATCTGAAGAAAGTCCGCGCTCGGGACGCTGAAAAGCTGTCACCTGCGCCCGAATTTGTGCCACCGTGGGAACGAAAACGTCGGCGCGAAATGGGACGGCCCTAA
- a CDS encoding WW domain-containing protein — MNTAQHDAYVIADNPDRSCLCKLKLKDISEASDFEPIYGPVSHDEAEEWLRDFAYTQRQRGWRVYYDESVGVYYYDHISKEER, encoded by the coding sequence ATGAATACGGCCCAGCATGACGCTTATGTGATTGCCGACAACCCGGACAGGTCTTGTCTCTGCAAGCTCAAGCTAAAAGACATTTCCGAGGCTTCTGATTTCGAGCCGATCTACGGTCCCGTTTCGCATGATGAAGCAGAGGAATGGCTGAGGGATTTCGCGTATACGCAGCGCCAAAGAGGCTGGCGTGTGTACTATGACGAGTCAGTCGGGGTCTATTACTATGATCACATTAGTAAAGAGGAAAGGTGA
- a CDS encoding DotA/TraY family protein: MSIFGKIGRGIAALTVAADAPARAVKASAGYHGWALGSLLRLARARGGARDKGHAPSLQAIWRAWSAYVVGGALTACMGILAAPGALRGDDSAFSIALVSMALSALAGLLAMRAGIAHYHLRTGRVGGWAEWWREGAFVPPSEPGAGRGLATVLVMLSAGAVLLPAVSYAAVAGSAAEPDAALRAIHLIFPIENSTAGSEMLRQLSTFLVLAATGVTGFQILASIVHAAQSGESTLTADGAYFGPWAITRFAIAFAALVPVASPTGLNGAQVAVSEVLQWSSDTATDLGATFVAEVLGVDELGGEEKGPVGSFGVPPTVGGITLARQILESESCALVHGWHSSSEKPVDFTDMPLPPVGGSRNPDAQWLYQDSRGDLYEDIEQQDREERLSDSMYWQYPGQCGSLALPAESEDSEPLQTYRDARIIALSDLVSAVRESGLPVALAAGSVPNGGVWPTEPLIPQLQTAAEEYDSAVTEEASTYLAEKQRAARIEIVESVREQGWTAIGSLWRTLSAAHGEVAALAAEPPERTNPDSSDGWLSGKKLPEEWQNLAARLDAQWNEEGRVPMLTGDLLTVPGDESSGIIAKILNPLTRPLAEVMLGFTETGDSDPLGSMMSLGHILTGGAEAGIGIGLAASIAANNTAASIAGLDGAYQWAEGFVRPWIWWAYGIGAVYAYLLPMLPYIAVVFAALTFFFAVIELAIALPIVCLLAVRLDGREFIHAVFRPGLILVANAVLRPIFTVGALMLSYYLLPVALGLVNSTFAAAFIGSQGGFTLGFGGILVGLTLMVWLQWQVVTRVLSAVHEIPDRLLRYWGGQAADGATEGRAMGAAVGAAIAVGGKPGAPGGGSDGGGGGLPGIKKSSGPGGSDSGGGLGSGPGEGGASGITKAGGGGSDGGGGRGQQSAWFHQSGGTESLSGRHLAQAQKSYEAWAEEREAEGKEVHGFDDYVAYAQKQQALKSRSF, from the coding sequence ATGTCTATTTTCGGAAAAATCGGGCGTGGAATCGCTGCTCTGACCGTCGCTGCCGATGCTCCCGCGCGCGCTGTGAAGGCAAGCGCGGGATATCATGGCTGGGCGCTCGGATCACTCCTGCGGCTCGCGCGTGCACGCGGTGGTGCGCGTGATAAAGGGCATGCACCGTCGTTGCAGGCAATTTGGCGCGCGTGGTCGGCATATGTGGTCGGGGGTGCCCTGACGGCTTGCATGGGGATACTGGCTGCGCCAGGCGCTCTGCGCGGCGATGATTCCGCTTTCAGTATAGCGCTCGTGAGCATGGCCTTATCTGCTCTCGCTGGGCTGCTCGCAATGCGCGCCGGGATCGCACACTATCATCTGAGAACTGGTCGCGTGGGCGGCTGGGCTGAGTGGTGGCGGGAAGGTGCATTCGTGCCGCCAAGTGAGCCGGGCGCGGGCAGGGGGCTGGCAACGGTCCTTGTCATGCTCTCCGCCGGAGCCGTCTTGCTGCCCGCCGTGAGTTATGCCGCTGTCGCGGGATCAGCGGCTGAGCCTGACGCCGCATTGCGGGCGATACACCTCATTTTTCCTATCGAGAACAGTACGGCGGGCAGCGAGATGCTGAGGCAACTCAGTACATTTCTCGTGCTTGCCGCAACGGGCGTGACGGGATTTCAGATACTCGCTTCGATCGTGCACGCCGCGCAGTCGGGGGAGTCTACATTAACGGCGGATGGCGCGTATTTCGGACCTTGGGCCATTACGCGCTTTGCAATCGCATTTGCGGCATTGGTTCCGGTTGCCAGTCCGACAGGGCTCAACGGCGCGCAGGTGGCTGTGTCAGAGGTGTTGCAGTGGTCGTCAGACACTGCAACGGATCTCGGCGCAACTTTTGTTGCCGAAGTGCTCGGCGTCGATGAGCTGGGCGGTGAGGAAAAAGGGCCGGTGGGGTCTTTCGGTGTGCCGCCAACGGTCGGTGGCATCACACTTGCGCGTCAGATTCTTGAATCGGAATCCTGCGCTCTGGTGCATGGCTGGCATTCGAGCAGCGAAAAGCCTGTGGATTTCACAGATATGCCTTTGCCACCGGTCGGCGGCAGTAGGAATCCTGATGCGCAGTGGCTCTATCAAGATTCGCGCGGCGATCTGTACGAAGATATTGAACAGCAGGATCGCGAGGAAAGACTTTCGGACTCGATGTACTGGCAGTACCCGGGCCAGTGCGGAAGCTTGGCACTCCCGGCTGAAAGCGAGGATTCCGAACCGCTGCAGACGTATCGAGATGCCCGGATCATAGCGCTTTCAGATCTCGTGTCGGCAGTGCGCGAAAGTGGGCTTCCGGTCGCTCTGGCGGCTGGCTCCGTGCCAAACGGCGGCGTCTGGCCGACCGAGCCTCTGATTCCCCAGCTCCAGACGGCTGCGGAGGAGTACGATTCGGCTGTTACGGAGGAGGCGTCTACGTATCTCGCGGAGAAACAGAGGGCGGCACGTATTGAGATTGTTGAGTCAGTGCGGGAGCAGGGCTGGACCGCGATCGGTTCGCTCTGGCGCACACTGAGCGCGGCTCACGGCGAAGTCGCCGCTTTGGCTGCTGAGCCTCCAGAACGCACAAATCCGGATTCATCGGATGGCTGGCTGAGCGGCAAAAAGCTTCCGGAAGAGTGGCAGAATCTCGCTGCCCGGCTCGATGCACAGTGGAATGAGGAAGGCCGCGTGCCAATGCTCACGGGCGATTTGCTCACGGTGCCGGGGGACGAATCGTCGGGAATCATTGCGAAGATCTTGAATCCTCTTACGCGGCCGCTTGCAGAAGTGATGCTGGGATTCACAGAAACTGGCGATAGCGACCCGCTCGGCTCGATGATGAGCCTCGGTCATATTCTTACCGGCGGCGCGGAGGCAGGGATTGGAATAGGGTTGGCTGCGAGCATCGCTGCCAACAACACTGCCGCCAGCATTGCAGGCTTGGATGGCGCGTATCAGTGGGCCGAAGGCTTTGTCAGACCGTGGATTTGGTGGGCATACGGGATCGGTGCTGTCTACGCGTATCTACTGCCTATGCTGCCTTACATTGCAGTCGTGTTTGCTGCTCTGACGTTCTTCTTTGCGGTAATTGAACTCGCGATTGCTCTCCCGATCGTGTGCCTGCTTGCCGTCCGTCTCGATGGCCGCGAATTTATTCATGCGGTTTTCAGGCCGGGGCTGATCTTAGTCGCAAACGCTGTGTTGAGGCCGATTTTCACCGTAGGTGCGCTGATGCTAAGCTATTACTTGCTGCCGGTTGCCCTAGGCCTTGTGAACAGTACATTTGCGGCGGCTTTCATCGGCAGTCAGGGCGGGTTCACGCTCGGGTTCGGCGGCATTCTTGTAGGCTTAACGCTTATGGTTTGGCTGCAATGGCAAGTTGTTACGCGCGTGCTGTCGGCAGTGCATGAGATTCCGGATAGATTGCTTCGCTATTGGGGCGGACAAGCAGCCGACGGCGCGACTGAGGGGCGCGCTATGGGTGCGGCTGTAGGCGCTGCAATCGCTGTCGGTGGCAAGCCCGGTGCTCCCGGCGGTGGCTCTGATGGCGGCGGCGGCGGTCTGCCAGGTATCAAAAAATCGAGCGGCCCCGGTGGCTCAGATTCTGGCGGCGGTCTCGGTTCCGGCCCCGGTGAAGGCGGCGCAAGCGGCATCACGAAAGCCGGTGGTGGCGGCTCTGATGGCGGCGGCGGTCGTGGTCAGCAAAGCGCATGGTTCCATCAGAGCGGCGGAACAGAGAGCTTGAGCGGTAGGCATCTCGCGCAAGCTCAGAAATCCTATGAAGCGTGGGCTGAAGAGCGTGAAGCCGAAGGTAAAGAGGTGCATGGATTCGATGACTACGTTGCGTATGCGCAGAAACAGCAAGCCCTGAAATCCAGATCATTTTAA
- a CDS encoding OmpA family protein: MTLLRNTCFATAAAVGLTMGFAANPALSAQVDDREHGWCNVVTNIQPENVIRSSNGKAVIQDSSYPCEPQMAEEPEPEPEAPESFVVYFDFDRSNIRPDAAETLVDVLETAEAEEAQGFALTGHTDTVGSAEYNMALSLRRAESVRDWFVDRGVPANAISVAGRGFSEPAVPTGPEVREQLNRRVEIVMQ, translated from the coding sequence ATGACCTTACTTCGAAACACCTGCTTCGCTACAGCAGCTGCCGTCGGCCTCACCATGGGCTTTGCGGCAAACCCGGCCCTCTCCGCTCAGGTCGATGACCGCGAGCATGGCTGGTGCAATGTCGTCACGAACATCCAGCCGGAGAACGTGATTCGCTCCTCCAACGGCAAGGCCGTGATCCAGGATTCTTCCTATCCTTGCGAACCACAGATGGCCGAAGAGCCTGAGCCCGAGCCCGAAGCCCCCGAATCGTTCGTGGTTTACTTCGACTTCGATCGTTCCAACATCCGTCCGGATGCGGCCGAAACTCTGGTCGACGTTCTCGAGACTGCCGAAGCGGAAGAAGCTCAGGGCTTCGCTCTGACCGGTCACACCGATACTGTTGGCTCGGCCGAGTACAACATGGCGCTGTCTCTGCGTCGTGCCGAATCGGTTCGCGACTGGTTCGTGGACCGCGGCGTTCCGGCTAATGCAATCTCGGTTGCCGGTCGTGGCTTCTCCGAGCCGGCCGTTCCGACTGGCCCGGAAGTTCGCGAGCAGCTCAACCGTCGTGTTGAGATCGTGATGCAGTAA
- a CDS encoding DNA cytosine methyltransferase has product MDALELFAGAGGLAMGVSLAGFRPLGVLEWDRWACDTIRENQERGYPLVQDWPLVEGDVRRFDLSGIPEDIDLVSGGPPCQPFSMGGKHRSHSDHRDMFPATADVIRRVKPKAFVVENVKGLTRESFANYFNYILLQLSFPEIAPRDGEDWIEHLARLEQEKTSGCHHGLTYDVVFRVLNAANYGVPQRRERVFIVGFRNDLGIRWNFPTETHSHEALFVDQWVTGDYWERHEVARKERPAMNRTTANKVERLRSRNTPPDMLPWQTVRDALVGLPDPEKSRGIHRDHVYQKGARSYPGHTGSPQDLPAKTLKAGDHGVPGGENMMVKADGSVRYFTVRESARLQTFPDGYVFHGSWTETMRQLGNAVPVTLAHVVTSAVAEKLAGFQLERLAKRDGSSVDEMTVAGNA; this is encoded by the coding sequence ATGGACGCGCTTGAATTGTTCGCCGGTGCGGGCGGATTGGCAATGGGGGTATCTCTGGCGGGATTCCGGCCCTTGGGCGTGCTGGAGTGGGATCGCTGGGCGTGTGACACCATTCGAGAGAACCAAGAGCGTGGTTATCCGCTTGTGCAGGATTGGCCCTTGGTGGAAGGGGATGTTCGCCGCTTCGACCTTTCGGGCATCCCGGAAGACATTGATCTGGTTTCCGGTGGTCCGCCCTGTCAGCCCTTCTCAATGGGGGGCAAGCATCGTTCTCACTCGGATCATCGCGACATGTTCCCGGCAACCGCCGACGTGATCCGTCGAGTCAAGCCAAAGGCCTTTGTTGTCGAGAACGTCAAGGGCCTTACGCGGGAATCCTTCGCGAACTACTTTAACTATATCCTCCTTCAGCTTTCGTTCCCGGAGATAGCTCCACGCGACGGAGAGGACTGGATTGAGCACCTTGCTAGGCTAGAGCAGGAGAAGACATCGGGCTGTCACCATGGCTTGACCTATGATGTTGTATTCCGGGTCTTGAACGCCGCCAATTATGGCGTTCCCCAGCGCCGAGAGCGCGTCTTCATCGTTGGTTTTCGGAATGACTTGGGGATTCGCTGGAACTTTCCAACCGAAACGCATTCCCATGAAGCCCTGTTCGTGGATCAGTGGGTCACGGGGGATTATTGGGAACGTCACGAGGTGGCCCGAAAAGAACGCCCGGCGATGAACAGGACGACCGCGAACAAGGTCGAACGTCTACGGTCCAGAAACACGCCTCCCGACATGCTCCCGTGGCAAACGGTGCGTGATGCGCTCGTGGGATTGCCGGACCCCGAGAAATCACGCGGCATTCACCGAGATCATGTCTACCAGAAGGGGGCCCGGTCTTATCCGGGACACACGGGAAGCCCTCAGGACCTTCCCGCAAAAACCTTGAAGGCGGGCGATCATGGCGTTCCCGGCGGGGAAAACATGATGGTGAAGGCGGATGGCAGTGTTCGCTACTTCACGGTTAGAGAGAGCGCACGCCTACAAACATTTCCGGATGGCTACGTCTTTCACGGATCGTGGACAGAGACGATGCGCCAACTAGGCAATGCCGTTCCCGTGACCTTGGCGCATGTCGTTACATCGGCCGTCGCTGAAAAACTCGCCGGATTCCAACTTGAACGACTCGCCAAACGCGACGGATCATCCGTGGATGAAATGACCGTCGCGGGGAACGCATGA
- a CDS encoding Eco29kI family restriction endonuclease, translating into MSSQKHYNPLDKRNLGASVAEALLERDPVRLDDLESFEGAGVYALYYTGPFEPYRPMAERNKEGRFEWPIYVGEAMPKGSRKGTDNLDDPPGAVLFKRLKDHRKSIQQAENLETWDFFCRYLSVEQHFISLGEALLISKFAPLWNKFIDGFGNHNPGKGRHAGLRPRWDVLHPGRPWTLNLQGRPETYEQIVAEIETHLRTTPIPRHPKMMTEE; encoded by the coding sequence ATGAGTTCACAAAAGCATTACAACCCTCTTGATAAACGGAATCTCGGCGCGAGTGTCGCGGAGGCTCTTCTAGAACGGGATCCTGTTCGGCTGGATGACCTCGAGTCCTTTGAGGGCGCTGGAGTGTACGCACTTTACTACACTGGCCCATTCGAGCCCTACCGGCCAATGGCCGAGCGTAACAAAGAAGGACGCTTCGAATGGCCCATTTACGTGGGCGAAGCCATGCCCAAGGGCTCGCGTAAAGGGACCGATAATCTGGATGACCCTCCGGGAGCCGTCCTGTTCAAGCGCCTAAAGGACCATCGGAAAAGCATCCAGCAGGCGGAGAATCTGGAGACATGGGACTTCTTCTGCCGGTACCTCAGCGTTGAACAACACTTCATTTCGCTTGGCGAGGCCTTGTTGATCTCCAAATTCGCGCCGCTGTGGAATAAATTCATCGATGGCTTCGGGAATCACAATCCCGGGAAGGGAAGGCATGCCGGTCTTCGGCCAAGGTGGGATGTTTTACATCCCGGGCGCCCATGGACACTCAATCTTCAGGGTCGTCCCGAGACATACGAGCAGATTGTGGCCGAGATCGAAACCCATCTGCGTACGACCCCGATTCCCCGGCATCCCAAAATGATGACAGAGGAATAA
- a CDS encoding TrkH family potassium uptake protein, producing the protein MDFRPVGFILGFLILALAGAMGVPALLSLQAGDGEWFGFLASLGTAIFLAGILILSQRPERIELSRRQAVLLTCLAWSILPLMGSLPLLWSDLGLSPADAVFESVSGLTTTGSTVLSGLDEMAPSLLLWRSMLQWLGGIGIIAMGIAILPFLRVGGMQIFRMESSDRSDKVVPRANDFAKLLISVYLGLSLLCAVTYAAAGMNGFEAINHAMTTISTGGYSTSDGSVGHFQQPLIQWLGTLFMLAGALPFVLYIQMLRGRPYLLYRDSQVRTLVAFLLGVTLLLAFWLVFAQGVGLLDSLRLAAFNVTSVVTTTGYATDDYTLWGPFAVVAFYFLIFVGGCSGSTAGGFKIYRLQVLAQLFSISEKRMITPHGVFFARFGGKPIDEEIMHSVASFMMLFVSTIAALAMALGLMGLDFQTAFSGAATAVANVGPGIGPVIGPAGNFASLPDAAKWLLSLGMIMGRLEVLTLAILVMPEFWRQ; encoded by the coding sequence ATGGACTTTCGCCCGGTCGGTTTCATCCTGGGCTTCCTGATTCTGGCGCTTGCGGGTGCCATGGGAGTGCCAGCCCTGCTGTCTTTGCAGGCTGGAGATGGTGAGTGGTTCGGGTTCCTGGCGTCCTTGGGAACAGCCATATTCCTGGCGGGAATCCTGATCCTCAGCCAGCGTCCCGAGCGGATCGAGTTGAGCCGTCGACAGGCGGTGCTACTGACCTGCCTGGCCTGGTCGATACTCCCTTTGATGGGATCCCTGCCACTGCTCTGGTCCGACTTGGGGCTTTCACCAGCGGATGCTGTCTTTGAAAGCGTCTCCGGCTTGACCACAACGGGCTCCACCGTTCTTTCCGGACTCGACGAGATGGCTCCCAGCTTGCTGCTGTGGCGCTCGATGCTGCAGTGGCTTGGCGGTATCGGTATCATCGCCATGGGCATTGCCATCCTGCCTTTCCTGCGCGTGGGCGGCATGCAGATTTTCCGCATGGAATCCTCGGATCGTTCCGATAAGGTAGTGCCTCGCGCCAATGACTTCGCCAAGCTGCTGATTTCGGTCTATCTCGGCCTCAGCCTTCTCTGCGCAGTGACTTATGCCGCAGCGGGCATGAATGGTTTCGAGGCCATCAACCATGCCATGACGACCATTTCCACGGGCGGTTACTCGACCTCGGATGGCTCTGTGGGGCATTTCCAGCAGCCGCTGATCCAGTGGCTGGGCACTTTGTTTATGTTGGCCGGAGCGTTGCCCTTCGTGCTCTACATTCAGATGTTGCGCGGGCGGCCCTACCTGCTGTACCGGGACAGTCAGGTCCGTACCCTGGTGGCCTTCCTTCTGGGAGTGACACTCCTATTGGCTTTCTGGCTTGTCTTCGCCCAGGGCGTGGGCCTTTTGGACTCCCTTCGATTAGCTGCCTTCAATGTCACCTCGGTGGTCACCACGACCGGCTATGCCACGGATGATTATACACTCTGGGGGCCGTTTGCCGTGGTCGCCTTCTATTTCTTGATCTTCGTTGGTGGCTGTTCCGGGTCGACGGCGGGCGGTTTCAAGATCTATCGCTTGCAGGTGCTGGCACAGCTTTTTTCCATATCCGAGAAGCGCATGATCACGCCGCATGGTGTCTTCTTCGCGCGTTTCGGTGGCAAGCCCATCGACGAAGAAATCATGCATTCCGTGGCAAGTTTCATGATGCTCTTTGTCTCGACAATTGCAGCGCTTGCCATGGCACTGGGCCTCATGGGCCTGGACTTCCAGACGGCCTTTAGTGGCGCGGCCACGGCCGTGGCCAACGTGGGTCCTGGAATCGGGCCAGTTATCGGCCCGGCGGGAAATTTTGCCAGTCTACCCGATGCAGCGAAATGGCTGCTCAGCCTTGGCATGATAATGGGGCGGCTCGAAGTCCTGACCCTGGCCATATTGGTAATGCCTGAATTCTGGCGGCAGTAA
- a CDS encoding replication initiation protein: MSAPNPKVKSNKNSLSDKNWQEYYDSKYKHHSERNRARKEDRRARERRRKREFIDPLAARDHDERRDLEEKAGLRDLAIQNARSKNDSVRSRLKYGFLWLGGAVGGDARYYQPRFRYHGLVSDEHELLKLFVQYTPRAGVHRVKRDRQTGAFISERNQHTLRSGHTKAESESGDSKLLALDDEYITANARMRGLIRIDLDADFATTDAVLSACDAAKIPHPNIIVGYVDRDGRMMHPHLLYMLHDPVAFCGKAKSEFKALWHKVSRGLTHALAPVGADSGGLSNPLRTKNPLCPAWTRRIGAQQPYSLSQLARYVDLSVTDEALFSSHQDIPARSACTITDPEKPSMQLFNELRLFARDIAPARIAAGANEDEFYTEIIITALEIAARTGSTEADARKTAASVAKYSWYKARNAKPTLSAEELHSRQATAAQRTAEVKRSKTFNAIMSAYNQLQADGEQPTQKAVAAASGKSERTVRNHWQAMLDAVAENAAGTAVEEPAISSSSVKKKRSSDDFENQHHGNNETKVFAEGKPKPPDFNLITLNRNPKRPTSPSRREMLYQAWRNSKNAA; the protein is encoded by the coding sequence ATGTCAGCGCCGAATCCCAAAGTCAAGAGTAACAAAAATTCTCTAAGCGACAAAAATTGGCAAGAATATTATGATTCTAAATATAAGCATCACTCAGAACGCAATCGCGCACGTAAAGAAGATCGCCGCGCTCGCGAGCGCCGTCGCAAACGCGAGTTCATCGACCCCCTTGCAGCACGTGATCATGATGAACGCCGCGATCTTGAAGAAAAAGCAGGACTGCGCGATCTCGCAATTCAGAATGCACGGAGTAAAAACGATTCCGTACGTAGTCGACTAAAATACGGATTTCTGTGGCTAGGCGGCGCTGTCGGGGGGGATGCGCGCTATTATCAGCCGCGCTTCAGATATCATGGTCTGGTCAGTGATGAGCATGAGCTACTGAAACTTTTTGTGCAGTATACGCCGCGGGCTGGCGTTCATAGGGTTAAGCGTGATCGTCAAACTGGGGCTTTCATCAGTGAGCGTAACCAGCACACGCTGAGAAGCGGGCACACGAAAGCTGAATCTGAATCTGGAGATTCAAAACTCTTAGCGCTCGATGATGAATATATAACAGCAAATGCGCGTATGCGCGGACTCATCCGAATCGATCTAGACGCAGATTTCGCGACCACAGACGCTGTGCTGTCAGCATGCGATGCAGCGAAGATCCCGCATCCGAATATCATTGTTGGCTATGTTGATCGTGACGGACGCATGATGCATCCGCACTTGCTCTATATGCTGCATGACCCCGTCGCGTTCTGCGGCAAGGCAAAGAGCGAGTTTAAAGCTCTCTGGCATAAAGTTTCGCGCGGTCTCACGCACGCTTTGGCCCCTGTCGGGGCTGACTCTGGTGGTTTGAGTAATCCGCTGCGGACAAAGAATCCTCTGTGCCCTGCTTGGACACGCCGCATCGGTGCTCAGCAGCCGTATTCGCTGTCGCAGCTTGCGCGCTATGTAGATCTCAGCGTGACAGACGAAGCGCTGTTCAGCAGTCATCAAGACATTCCCGCGCGGTCAGCATGCACGATCACAGATCCCGAAAAGCCGTCTATGCAGCTTTTCAACGAATTGCGACTGTTCGCTCGCGATATCGCCCCCGCTCGCATCGCTGCTGGAGCCAATGAAGACGAATTCTATACTGAGATCATTATTACTGCGCTCGAAATCGCAGCGCGCACAGGTAGCACAGAAGCCGACGCACGCAAGACAGCAGCCAGCGTAGCAAAATACAGCTGGTATAAAGCACGCAATGCGAAGCCGACGCTGTCCGCTGAAGAGCTTCATTCGCGGCAGGCCACGGCAGCGCAGCGGACAGCTGAAGTTAAGCGCTCAAAGACGTTCAATGCAATCATGTCGGCTTACAATCAGTTGCAAGCTGACGGTGAACAACCGACTCAGAAAGCTGTTGCAGCGGCTTCTGGTAAGAGTGAACGGACAGTGCGGAATCATTGGCAAGCCATGCTTGATGCAGTTGCTGAGAACGCAGCAGGAACGGCAGTCGAGGAACCGGCAATTAGCTCTTCTTCTGTTAAAAAGAAGCGCAGCTCAGACGACTTTGAAAACCAACATCATGGAAACAATGAAACCAAAGTTTTTGCCGAAGGGAAACCCAAGCCGCCTGACTTCAACCTGATCACACTGAATCGGAATCCGAAACGGCCAACATCCCCCAGCCGTCGAGAGATGCTGTATCAGGCATGGCGGAATTCCAAGAATGCGGCTTAG